The window TAAAACAACAAAAACAATCAGAGATAGCTGATCCATTAGTATCAGAGGAGCAACCAGAAGATTTAATCGATCATTCTTTAATTTTTAAAGAGATTGATGAAGAAACATCGATTGAAGAAGTGGAGAATGCTATTCATGATGCGATTAAAGAGCAAAAAGATAAAGCAGAAAAAGAGTCTGTATTAATGGAAGTATCTCAAGAAGAACTATCAGAAGAAGTAGCTGAATTTACTGATATTTTTATACCTGATCAAATGGAAAAGATAAAGGATATGGATGAGCCAGTGTCAGAAACAAGTGAAGAAGAACAACTTGTAGCTTTAGTTGATAGTAAAGAACACGTACAACTATCTGAAGAGTCAACTGAGGAAGAGGTTGAATCGACAGTGCTTATTTCAACAACTGATACCGTTGAAGGTGTAGAATCAGTCGAGACAATCACTGAAACAACAATGGAAGAAGCGATTGAAGAAACATTAGTGTCTGAAGATGAGGGCGATAATCTAGAAATACTTATAGGAGAAACATCTGATTTGGATAGGCAACAAGACGATGAGCAGGTTACTTCAGAATCATCTGTTGAACAACAAGAGACCAAAGAGTTAGAAGTCCCAATTACAAATAATGAAGTGAACGAAACAGAAATGATACTTGATTTTGAAGAAGAAATCCAAGCTGAAAATCAAGAAGAATATGCGACTTCTAATGACGCTATAATAGATAGCAAACCCTTAGATGAGACTCTTGAATTAGAAGTAGATTTAGTCGTAAATGATGAAGATGATAGTGAGGAAGAAGTGCTGAATGTCAATGAAGTACTAGATGATTCACTATCTGATAACAATTTGACAACTGACGCCTCTAATGAGTCTTATGAAGAGCTAGATTTATCAGAAGAACTTGAAGAAATGGAAAAATCCGCTAATTTAGAGGAGGCAACAGAAGTAGATCTGGAAGAACCCGTCTTTGATAGGGCAATAGCTAATGAATCTGTAGAAGATGGAAAGACAGCAATCCTTCCGTCTGAATCTAACGATAAAGAGGAAGAATTAAACGAAGATACTGATTTAAATGAAAAAGAAGGTAGTCTATCACAGCAAAAAGAAAGTACCGACAGTCATGTTGAATCAGTTTCTAAAGAAACATATGTACCACCAGTAGACATTGAAAAGATCCCTAATCGAGCATCACAAGAAGTAGTAAAACATGCTAATAAACCGTTATTTAATCGTAAAAAAGCTCTCATTACATTAAGTGCTATTGCTGTTCTAGCAGCAGGGGCACTCACGCTAAATAACTATGAAAAAGCTCAAGAAAGACAACGTATTGAGCAAGTACAACTACAGAAAAAAAATTATGAATTGGCAAAAGTTGAATTAGATAAACTGTTTACTGATAGTCAATACACGTTGCTTAAGCCAGGTATTTCTACTGAAGCTTTTGATCAAGTAGCTGAAAAAATTAATCATTTATCAGATCAATCGTTTAAAGACGAGCTATCGAAACGTTTAACGCTAGCTAAAGAACAGCTTCATCAGACGAATCACTTAAATGATTTATTTGAATCACCTGTCTTAGCAGACAATAAAGTGAACAAAGCGTCAATCGTAAAAGAATCTACAAAAGAAACAGACTTAGTAGCCCAAACAGCTAACGATGAATATAGTAAGCTATACAATCAAGCAGTCTCTATTGGTTTATCTCAAATTAAAAACAATCAAACAGCAAATAAGCTGGTAAATGCGTTATTTGATGATAAAGATAAATTAGCTGAAGCAGTAACAGATAAAGAAATCAATGCTGCAAAACAAGCCATTAATCAAATTAAAAATGAAAGCTTAAAGAAACAACAAATGGCATTACTAACGAATGCTCAAAAAGCTTTAACTCAACGCCAAGAAGCAGCTGAAAAAGCTGAAAAAGAAAAACAAGAACAAGAATTAGCAGCAAAACTAGCACAAAATAGACAAGTGACGGTAGATATTTTTGGACAAGATACAGTGGATAAGTGGCAAAATAAATACACAACAGAACAATCAGGGGTTCTAAGTGATTTAGAAACAGGCCAAGTATCTTCAGATCCTTGGCAATGGGCGCCAGGCGTACAAGAAGCTGTTCTAAACGAATGTTATCGTAGAGGTTATATTGTCGATGGAGGCTATGAATTACGTAGAGGTGACGTGAAAAATGGTGAAGGGTATTATCAATTATACGCAACGGATGCCAATGCGCCATTGCTAAAAAAATCAGGTGCCAAAACACCTTTTTATGTTGTTCAAATCAACTGTAAAACAGGTTGGTTTAAAGGTAACAGATAATCAGTTAGTTGAAAATAGAGTCAATAGGAGAGAATTCTGTATTGACTCTATTTTTATTTGACATAAAACGTCTACAGTTGTAGACTTAAGTTGTAAGGAGGCGTTATTATGGAAATTAGTGAAGCAGAATGGGAAATTATACGTGTTGTTTGGGCGAATGGACAAGTAACAAGTAGTGAGATTGTGTCTGTTTTGTCAAAGAAAACATCCTGGAAAACGTCTACAGTCAAAACGTTATTGAGCCGTTTGGTTCAAAAAAATTATTTAGTAGCAAACAAATCGGGAAATAAGTTTATTTACCAAGCAACTATTTCAGAAAACGAAGCCATTAAGCACAAATTATCACATTTAATGTCACAAGTATGTGCTAAAAAACAAGGTGAGGTATTACATTCTTTAATAGAACAAGTAGAGATGACGCAATCAGATATCACAGAACTACTTGACTTATTAGAACACAAAAAACAAACAGCACCTGATAGCATCGCGTGTAACTGTATACCAGGACAATGTACGTGTCATTTAGAAGGAGGAAAGTAGAATGAAACAAAAATATACTATTAACGGAATGAGCTGTGCACATTGCGTCTCAAGAATAGAAGAAGCAGTGAGTTCTTTAGATGGCGTAAAAAAAATAAAGATTAACTTAAAAAAAGCGGAAGCAATTGTTAAGTTTGACGAGCAGTGTGTTACAGATGAAGTCATTATTTCAACGATTCATCAACTAGGCTTTACAGCGTCGATTTAAAAGGGGTGAAGCAAGTGGAAAATAGTAAAGTAGAAACGTTTGTAATCACAGGAATGACGTGTGCCAATTGTTCTGCACGGGTTGAAAAAGAATTAAAACAAACAGTCGGAGTAATAAATGCGAATGTCAACTTGGCAACCGAAAAAGCCACCGTGACGTTTGATGAAACGGTGAATAGTAACCAAATTATTCATGCTGTTGAATCAATCGGTTACGGCGCTATTTTATATGATGAAGCTCATAAAGCTCAGATTGCTAAAGAGCAAGCAATGCAAACTAGAAAGATGAAACGAGAGTTATTATGGAGTATATTGCTAACTGCTCCAATGTTAATTGGCATGATTCTAATGATGTTAGGTGTTCATCATCCTCTTGTGATGTTTGTTCATAAGCCATGGGTTCAGCTAGTTCTAGCGACACCTGTTCAATTTTTGATTGGTGCTAGATTTTATAAAGGAGCGTATCATTCTCTAAAAACTAAAGCGCCAAACATGGATGTATTAGTTGCTTTGGGGACGAGTGCGGCTTACCTACTTAGTCTATATAATGGTTTTTTTGGTGGGGATAAAACGCATTTATACTTTGAATCAAGTGCGATGATTATTACCTTAATTTTGCTTGGAAAGTATTTAGAACATCAAGCGAAAAATAAAACAAGTGACGCGATACGTCAGTTAATGGCACTCGCAGGAGATGAAGCGGTCGTTATTAGAGATGGTAAGGAACAAACTGTATCAGTTGAAGAGGTAATTGTTGGAGATCATGTGAAAATCATTCCAGGTAGTCGGATACCCGTAGACGGAAAGATTATTGAGGGGCATTCAATTATTGATGAGAGCATGCTGACAGGTGAGAGTGTTCCGGTAGAAAAAAAGATAGGCGATGATGTTTATAGTGGCACAGTAAATACAACAGGGATGTTTATTTTTAAAGCTGAACAAACTAGCCAGAATACATTATTATCAAAAATCATTCAAATGGTTGAAAACGCTCAAGGTTCTAAAGCACCGATTCAATCAATAGCTGATAAAATTTCAACGATTTTTGTACCTGTTGTGTTAGTTGTTGCTTTGATAACCTTTCTTTTAACTTTTTGGCTAAGTAAAGATGTTGAGCGAGCGCTAATTAATAGTGTGTCAGTGCTAGTTATTGCTTGTCCGTGTGCCTTAGGATTAGCAACACCCACAGCTATTATGGTTGGAACAGGACGGGGTGCTAAACATGGTATCTTGATTAAAAACGGTGAGGCGTTAGAGAAAGCAGCAAGTATAAACGCACTAGTATTTGATAAAACTGGTACTTTAACCAAAGGAACACCAAAGGTAACAGAGACTATTCTTTTTTCTAATCATTATTCTGGCATTGAGTTAATCAGAATAGGTGCTTCATTAGAAAGTCATTCAGAACATCCATTAGCTCAAGCCATTGTTTCTTATTATCAAGGGGAACGATTGTCTGTTACAAATTTTCATGCTACAGTCGGGTTCGGTATTACTGGTGAAATAAACAATCAGGTGTATATGATAGGAAATGCTCAATTAATGCAATCAAAAGGTTTTCATGTTAAGCCATATGAGTCACTTATTGCACCAATAGAAGCAATGGGGAAAACAGTGGTTTATGTAGCAGATAGTAATGAAGTGATTGGAGCGATGGCAATTGCTGATGAGGTAAAAGAATCAGCCGTTCATACTATCAAACAACTACACAACGAACAAATTGAGACCTATATGCTAACGGGAGACAATCAAGCAACAGCTGAACATATTGCTAAACAAGTTGATATTCCAACTAATCAAATAATGTCACAAGTGTTACCCGAAGAAAAAGCTAATTATATCAACATGTTACAAGCTAATGGAAAATTTGTTGGCATGGTGGGTGATGGTATTAATGATGCCCCTGCTTTAGCGAACGCTACATTGGGTATCGCAATGGGAAGTGGGACAGATATTGCAATGGAAAGTGCGGATGTCACTATAGTAAAAGGAGATTTAACTAAAGTACACCAACTAATTGAGTTATCACAAAAAACATTGCGTAAAATTAAACAAAACCTGTTTTGGGCGTTTATTTATAATGTCATAGGAATTCCTTTTGCAGCATTTGGTTTACTAAATCCAATTATTGCTGGAGGCGCGATGGCTTTTAGCTCAATTTGTGTATTGCTGAATTCCCTAAGTCTAAACCGAATAAAATTAAAATAACGTTTAGGAAGAATGTCTTTGATATTCTTCCTAAACTTTTTTAAGTAGTCAGTTTTGAGAAGTAATGTTACAATATTGAAGACTAAAAAAGAAAGATGTGAGAGAATGACTGAATTTTTAAATGTAGGAAAAATTGTTAACACTCAAGGTATTAAAGGGGAAGTTCGAGTGATTTCAAGAACTGATTTTGCAAAAAAACGCTACAAAGTAGGAAATCAACTATTCCTATTCCAAGAAAATAAAGAACCTATTACACTTATTGTTAAAAGCCATCGTCAACATAAGAACTTTGATATTTTGAGTTTTGAAAACCATCCTAATATTAACGATGTCGAAAAATATCGTGAAGGTATTTTAAAGATAAAAAAAGAAGACGCACAACGATTACCTAAAAATGAATTTTATTTCCATGAAATTATCGGATGCGAGGTGTTTGATGAAAATCAAGTATTGCTAGGTAAAATTAAAGAAATTTTACAACCAGGTGCCAACGATGTATGGGTTATACAACGTAAAGGTCAAAAAGATGCTTTAATTCCGTATATTGAATCAGTAGTGAAACTTGTAGATATCAAAAACCAACGTGTTGAGGTTGAAATTCCAGAAGGGTTGCTTGACTAAAATGAAAATAGATGTTTTAACGTTATTTCCCAAAATGTTTGATGGTCCGATGAACGAATCAATATTAGGTAAGGCTAAACAACGTGATTTGGTAGAAGTGAATGTTCATAATTTCAGAGATTTTTCTGATAACAAGCATCAACAAGTGGACGATTACCCTTATGGTGGTGGAGCGGGTATGTTACTTAAAGTTCAACCAATCGACGATGCCTTAGCTCATATTAATGAGCAGTCACCGGAAACTAAGAAACGTGTGATTTTACTTGATCCGGCAGGTATTCCTTTTAATCAAAAAGTGGCGGAAGAATTTTCTGAAGAAGAACACTTAGTGTTTATTTGTGGGCATTATGAAGGATATGATGAAAGAATTCGTTCACTAGTGACAGATGAAGTTTCACTAGGTGATTATGTATTGACTGGCGGAGAGCTTGGCGCAATGGTTATGATTGATGCCACGGTCAGATTGTTACCTGATGTACTAGGTAATGATGAATCGGCTGTGACTGATTCTCACTCAACAGGCTTATTAGAACATCCACATTATACACGCCCTGCTGATTATAAAGGGATGAAAGTACCAGAAGTGTTGACAAATGGCAATCATAAATTGATTGATGAATGGCGTCTGAAAGAATCACTACGTCGTACGTATTTACGTCGACCAGAGATGTTAAAAATGCTCGAATTCACACCACAAATGGAAAAGTTATTAGCTGAAATCAAAAAAGAAACAGAACAATAAAAAGACGTTACCTATGATATTTTATCGTAGGTAACGTCTTTTAGTGTCTATAGTCATCAGTTGCTAGATGAACTTTCGGGTATCGCTATTTGTTGATTATTTTGAGAAACCTTGGCTTCTGAAGATGGCGCTGGTTCGGGTTCTGGTTTTTCAGCGCTTTGACTTGAGCTAGGAGGAGCGGGTTCTTCAGAACTTTGTGGCTTTTCATCAGGTTGTTCACTTGGTTCTGTACTAGGTTGCTCACTCGGTTTAGACTCTTCTGATTCTTTAGATTCTTCTGGTTTTTCAGACGCTTTAGATTCTTCTAATTCTTCTGATTCTTCTGATTCTTTAGACGCTTCAGGCTCGTCAGATTCATCAGGTTCCTCAACTTCTTCAGGTTCCTTTTCCGCCGAAGTGCTAGGTGTTGTGTTTACTGGAGCTGAATAGGAAGGCGTAACAGGTTGCGTAACCGTATGCCCTTTGACATATAATTCACTACCATATCTTACGACAGTTTCAGGCTGTTCCCAATCGGTAGAACTAATATTACTCATTAAATGCGACATCATATTTCGATAGATTGACATTGCAATTCCCTGTTGAGACTTAGGTATTGCTTGGAAGAAATCTTCATAACCAATCCAGACAGCAATGACATAGTCCTTTGTATAACCTACAAAGCTGATATTTGGAACCCCATCACCTTTGACTTTATCTTCAACACTTTCATCATAGTTCGATGTACCAGTTTTACCAGCTTGATAGATGCCATATATTTGTGCATTTTGCCCTGTACCGCGGTTGATAACGTCTTTTAACATATCCGTAATCATGTACGCAGTAGAATCTTTCATGACACGAGTACCTCTGTCTTCGTATAACTGTTCTGATCCATCGTTAAAGACGATACGATGGACGTAACTTGGTTGATAATACTTTCCACCATTAGCAAAAGCTGAATAAGCGGCTGCCATTTTTAAGGAACTGATTTCTTGATGGATGGCACTTGAATCAACAACACCGATATCTTCATTGTAAATATTTAGTTTCTTTTGTAATTTCTCTACGTTGTCAAACCCAACTTCACGAATAGTTTTAGCAGCAGGCACATTACGTGAATCGATTAAGGCTTCTCTCATGGTTAAGGTGCCTCGGTACAGATTATCATAGTTCATCAGATCTTGATCAGTGCCAGGATATTTATACGGTCCATCGATAATGAATTGTGCAGTTGAATAGTTTAGATATTCAATTGCAGGTGCGTATACGTTTAATGGTTTCATAGCAGATGCAAAATCTCGGCCATTACTTGTTGCAAGATTTTGTGTTAATTGTGCATCTTCAGGTGCTTTACGGTTACCAATTTGGCTTATAATATTTCCATTGTTAGGATCTATTACGGTAACAGCTACTTGCAATTTATCATCTTCAAAATTGATGTATTCATCAGTATTCACTAAGTTGTATAGATATTCTTGTGCATCTAAATCGATATTTGTATAGACATCTAAGCCATCTGAATAAATGTCACGGTCTGTTTTTTCTTTTACTTCATTGATAACTTCTGTGACATAGTTATCAACTATTTTCTGTTCTTCTGAGGTATCTTTTTGTTTAACTAAATCTTTATCAATAGGTTCAGCAACAGCTTTTTTATAATCTTTTTTTGATATTACTTTATCTTCATACATTTGCTGTAGTACTAAATCACGACGTTTTTTTGCTCCTTCGGGGTTAAGATAAGGATCATATTCACTTGGAGCTTGAGGTAATCCAGCAAATAGTGCTGTTTGAGCAAGGCTTAGTTCACTTAAGTCTTTGTTGTAATAGTAATTTGCGGCTGTCTTCATGCCATAAATACCATTAGACATATATACTTTATTAATATAATAAGTAATAATTTGATCTTTTGATTTTTCACGTTCTAATCTAACAGCCATCCATGCTTCTTGAGCTTTCCGCTTAACGGTTTGATTGGCGGCAGAAGTATCAAAGAAAGATAATTTTATTAATTGCTGAGTAAGGGTACTACCACCTTGTAAACCACTGCTTGTACCTGTAATATTTGATGCCAAAGCACCAAATATACGGATAGGATCAACGCCAATGTGCTTTTCAAAACGTTTATCTTCAATTGAGATTATGGCATTTTTTAACTCAGTTGGAATACGCTCGCTTGAGGCGACTTCACGTTTAATAGAACCTAAAGTATAAAAAACTTCATTATTCACATCATATAAATCTGAGGATTTGATGCCTTCCAATTCTTTGTCAACTAAAGCAGGGGCTTGTCTGGCGTAATTAACAAAAATTGCTAGACCAGTAAGCATACCTAAACAGCCTATTAATGCAATAATCGCTAAAGCTTTTAATAGGTTCTTTTTGGTTGAACTACTTTTTTTGGTAGTGAAGTTATTTCTTTGATGATTAGACATTCTATTTGTTTCTTTTTTATTGTTTGTCATCGTTTTCTCCTATTCTAAAAACGGTATCGATTATTTCTAGATACGCAATTCGTGGGGCAATTTTGATTGGTACTTTATGGACATGATCTTGGAAATATTTATAAGGAATGGATTTTTTACCCAAATCTTTTTGATTCCACCACATTAATAAATCATTGGCTTCTAGTAGGTAGCATTCTTTTAGTGTGCTAAAATAAACTAGAAGGAAGACCAGTCCTTGTTGAGCAAGACATTGTTGCATATGATCAATTTGATGTTGATGTATATTAGACAAAGGAAATGAGGTTTTATTTTGCGTTTCTTTTGCTTCAAAGTCAAGGTACTTGCCTTGGTATACGCCATTATAATCTGTGGTAGAGGCTTGTTTGAAGTAGGCTTCTTTAATAGTTGCTGCACTTCTTTTAGGATAATCTACTTTTACAATTTGAATGGGTGTTGGTTTCTTATGAATCACGGCCACACCTTTAGACAAATAATAGTCATTGCTATCATTAATCATCTGTTCAAATGTCATCCCTCGATTTCCAAATGTTTGCTGGCGTACTTGAGGTCGTTTTACGGCACTCTTCATACCTTGATAACGTTGCCCATTTGGATAATTAACTGCCATTTTTATCACACTCCTAGAGTTATTATAACAAAAAAAGTTTTAGAAAGGAAAGATTGGCGTGAGAAACATGAAGACTTTATACATATCCGGTTATCGCTCGTTTGAATTAGGTATTTTTAAAGAAACAGATCCTAAAATAACTATCATTAAAAAAGCATTGAAAAAGCATCTAATAAGTTATATTGAACTAGGAGTAGAATGGTTTCTTGTTAGTGGTAATCTAGGTAGTGAATATTGGGCGAGTCAGGTGATTAATGAATTGAAGTCAGAAGGTTATAGTATTAAATTAGGCTTGATTACGCCATATGCTGAATTTTCTGGAAATTGGAACGAAGCAAACCAATTGAAATTTTCTGAGGTTGAGCAGTGGGCGGATTATGTTAATAGTGTATCTTTTGAACCTTATAAGCATCCTAGTCAATTGAAAAATCATACACGCTTTATTCTAGATCATACGGACGGTTCATTATTAGTCTATGATAAGGAATATCCTGGTAAGACAGAGTTCATATTAAAAGAAATAGATGCTTATTTGAACGAATCGGACTATCAAGTAGATTTAATTGATATGTTTTCCTTACAAGATGCCTCAGAAAGCGAATAATTGTTTGATTTTCTAAGGAATTTTCGTTACAATGATAAAAGAAAACATATTTAATCAATTAAATTATCATATATTGTGACATCAAGAAATAAATGGGGTGCCTAAAAATGGAAAATTATCATTTATCTGCTAAAGAAATTTTGCAAAAAGAATTTAAACAAAAAATGCGTGGCTACGATCCAATTGAAGTCGACGAATTTTTGGATAGCATTATTAAAGATTATGAACAATACAATCGTGAATTGATTGAATTACGTGAAGAGAATGAACGCTTAGTAGCAAAAGTTGATCAATTAACACGTAGTACCGAAACATTATCTCGTATTCGTCAAGAATCTCCAAAACAAACAACAACAGTAACAAATTTTGACATTATTAAACGCTTATCTAACTTAGAAAAAGAAGTGTTTGGTAAAAAACTTGCTGAGAAAGAAGCAGATGTTTCCGAACCAGAAGTGAGTGAAACAAAAATTGAAACAACACCTTTGACATCAACTGTCGAAGAAGATTTAGAACAAACAAAACAATTTTAATCGTTTAACGATTATTATCTTGTAGTTTTCGGGTAATTACAGCAGTCTTTTGACTGTTGAGGAAAGTCCATGCTCTCACAAGCTGCGATGCTTGTAGTGTTCGTGCTTAGCGAAAAAATAAGCTAAGGGACTCATTTTTGAGTTACGGCAACTAAAAAAGCTAAGGTCTTATGACTATGCTTGAGTAAGTTTGAAAGTGCCACAGTGACGAAGTGCTTGGAGAAATCCAAACAGTGGAACGGGTAAACCCCTCGAGAGAGCAACCCAAATTATGGTCGGGGCATTCTTTTCACGGAATTGAACGTAGAAAGGGAACAAAGTAATCTTTGTAGACAGATTATTACCGTTGGTTTTTCGTTCCTGGGAAAACCAATACAGAACATGGCTTATAGAAAACTACAATAAACAGGACAATGAGCTTTCCGTTGGTTTCAATGGAAAGCTTTTTTAACATTATAAAAAACCAAACAAACATTTAGGAGTGTAACATTAGATGAAACAATTTAAATTAATGGCAACAGCCGCTAGTGGTATTGAAGCCATAGTTGGACAGGAACTTCGTGACTTAGGTATTGATTGCGAAGTAGAAAATGGCCGAGCTATTTTCCACGGAGATATTGAAACAATTGCGACAGCAAATTTATGGTTACGTACCGCAGACCGTATTAAAATTATTGTCGCAGAATTTGAAGCAACAACGTTTGAACAATTATTTGATCAAACAAACGCTATTGCGTGGGAAGAGCTATTACCAATGGATGCTAATTTCCCAGTAGCAGGTAAATCAATTAAGTCAAAACTTTTTAGTGTATCTGACTGTCAAGCAATTACTAAAAAAGCGATTGTTAAACGATTAAGTGATTATTATAGTCGTTATGGTCGTTTACCTGAAACAGGTGCGTTGTATCAATTAGAAGTTGCTTTATTGAAAGATAAAGTAACGATCACATTAGACACAACTGGACCAAGTCTATTCAAACGTGGTTACAGAATTGATAAAGGTGGCGCACCATTAAAAGAAAATATGGCAGCAGCGCTA is drawn from Vagococcus xieshaowenii and contains these coding sequences:
- the copZ gene encoding copper chaperone CopZ is translated as MKQKYTINGMSCAHCVSRIEEAVSSLDGVKKIKINLKKAEAIVKFDEQCVTDEVIISTIHQLGFTASI
- the trmD gene encoding tRNA (guanosine(37)-N1)-methyltransferase TrmD, which translates into the protein MKIDVLTLFPKMFDGPMNESILGKAKQRDLVEVNVHNFRDFSDNKHQQVDDYPYGGGAGMLLKVQPIDDALAHINEQSPETKKRVILLDPAGIPFNQKVAEEFSEEEHLVFICGHYEGYDERIRSLVTDEVSLGDYVLTGGELGAMVMIDATVRLLPDVLGNDESAVTDSHSTGLLEHPHYTRPADYKGMKVPEVLTNGNHKLIDEWRLKESLRRTYLRRPEMLKMLEFTPQMEKLLAEIKKETEQ
- a CDS encoding DUF1273 domain-containing protein, producing the protein MRNMKTLYISGYRSFELGIFKETDPKITIIKKALKKHLISYIELGVEWFLVSGNLGSEYWASQVINELKSEGYSIKLGLITPYAEFSGNWNEANQLKFSEVEQWADYVNSVSFEPYKHPSQLKNHTRFILDHTDGSLLVYDKEYPGKTEFILKEIDAYLNESDYQVDLIDMFSLQDASESE
- a CDS encoding PBP1A family penicillin-binding protein — encoded protein: MTNNKKETNRMSNHQRNNFTTKKSSSTKKNLLKALAIIALIGCLGMLTGLAIFVNYARQAPALVDKELEGIKSSDLYDVNNEVFYTLGSIKREVASSERIPTELKNAIISIEDKRFEKHIGVDPIRIFGALASNITGTSSGLQGGSTLTQQLIKLSFFDTSAANQTVKRKAQEAWMAVRLEREKSKDQIITYYINKVYMSNGIYGMKTAANYYYNKDLSELSLAQTALFAGLPQAPSEYDPYLNPEGAKKRRDLVLQQMYEDKVISKKDYKKAVAEPIDKDLVKQKDTSEEQKIVDNYVTEVINEVKEKTDRDIYSDGLDVYTNIDLDAQEYLYNLVNTDEYINFEDDKLQVAVTVIDPNNGNIISQIGNRKAPEDAQLTQNLATSNGRDFASAMKPLNVYAPAIEYLNYSTAQFIIDGPYKYPGTDQDLMNYDNLYRGTLTMREALIDSRNVPAAKTIREVGFDNVEKLQKKLNIYNEDIGVVDSSAIHQEISSLKMAAAYSAFANGGKYYQPSYVHRIVFNDGSEQLYEDRGTRVMKDSTAYMITDMLKDVINRGTGQNAQIYGIYQAGKTGTSNYDESVEDKVKGDGVPNISFVGYTKDYVIAVWIGYEDFFQAIPKSQQGIAMSIYRNMMSHLMSNISSTDWEQPETVVRYGSELYVKGHTVTQPVTPSYSAPVNTTPSTSAEKEPEEVEEPDESDEPEASKESEESEELEESKASEKPEESKESEESKPSEQPSTEPSEQPDEKPQSSEEPAPPSSSQSAEKPEPEPAPSSEAKVSQNNQQIAIPESSSSN
- a CDS encoding heavy metal translocating P-type ATPase: MTCANCSARVEKELKQTVGVINANVNLATEKATVTFDETVNSNQIIHAVESIGYGAILYDEAHKAQIAKEQAMQTRKMKRELLWSILLTAPMLIGMILMMLGVHHPLVMFVHKPWVQLVLATPVQFLIGARFYKGAYHSLKTKAPNMDVLVALGTSAAYLLSLYNGFFGGDKTHLYFESSAMIITLILLGKYLEHQAKNKTSDAIRQLMALAGDEAVVIRDGKEQTVSVEEVIVGDHVKIIPGSRIPVDGKIIEGHSIIDESMLTGESVPVEKKIGDDVYSGTVNTTGMFIFKAEQTSQNTLLSKIIQMVENAQGSKAPIQSIADKISTIFVPVVLVVALITFLLTFWLSKDVERALINSVSVLVIACPCALGLATPTAIMVGTGRGAKHGILIKNGEALEKAASINALVFDKTGTLTKGTPKVTETILFSNHYSGIELIRIGASLESHSEHPLAQAIVSYYQGERLSVTNFHATVGFGITGEINNQVYMIGNAQLMQSKGFHVKPYESLIAPIEAMGKTVVYVADSNEVIGAMAIADEVKESAVHTIKQLHNEQIETYMLTGDNQATAEHIAKQVDIPTNQIMSQVLPEEKANYINMLQANGKFVGMVGDGINDAPALANATLGIAMGSGTDIAMESADVTIVKGDLTKVHQLIELSQKTLRKIKQNLFWAFIYNVIGIPFAAFGLLNPIIAGGAMAFSSICVLLNSLSLNRIKLK
- the rimM gene encoding ribosome maturation factor RimM (Essential for efficient processing of 16S rRNA); amino-acid sequence: MTEFLNVGKIVNTQGIKGEVRVISRTDFAKKRYKVGNQLFLFQENKEPITLIVKSHRQHKNFDILSFENHPNINDVEKYREGILKIKKEDAQRLPKNEFYFHEIIGCEVFDENQVLLGKIKEILQPGANDVWVIQRKGQKDALIPYIESVVKLVDIKNQRVEVEIPEGLLD
- a CDS encoding cell division site-positioning protein MapZ family protein, with product MSEQKKCPNCGQIYAIDTDFCPKCDLYGGSNRQFHHGPSQREKMIVRREEMEKDAQIRLKLKTIYEIKQQKQSEIADPLVSEEQPEDLIDHSLIFKEIDEETSIEEVENAIHDAIKEQKDKAEKESVLMEVSQEELSEEVAEFTDIFIPDQMEKIKDMDEPVSETSEEEQLVALVDSKEHVQLSEESTEEEVESTVLISTTDTVEGVESVETITETTMEEAIEETLVSEDEGDNLEILIGETSDLDRQQDDEQVTSESSVEQQETKELEVPITNNEVNETEMILDFEEEIQAENQEEYATSNDAIIDSKPLDETLELEVDLVVNDEDDSEEEVLNVNEVLDDSLSDNNLTTDASNESYEELDLSEELEEMEKSANLEEATEVDLEEPVFDRAIANESVEDGKTAILPSESNDKEEELNEDTDLNEKEGSLSQQKESTDSHVESVSKETYVPPVDIEKIPNRASQEVVKHANKPLFNRKKALITLSAIAVLAAGALTLNNYEKAQERQRIEQVQLQKKNYELAKVELDKLFTDSQYTLLKPGISTEAFDQVAEKINHLSDQSFKDELSKRLTLAKEQLHQTNHLNDLFESPVLADNKVNKASIVKESTKETDLVAQTANDEYSKLYNQAVSIGLSQIKNNQTANKLVNALFDDKDKLAEAVTDKEINAAKQAINQIKNESLKKQQMALLTNAQKALTQRQEAAEKAEKEKQEQELAAKLAQNRQVTVDIFGQDTVDKWQNKYTTEQSGVLSDLETGQVSSDPWQWAPGVQEAVLNECYRRGYIVDGGYELRRGDVKNGEGYYQLYATDANAPLLKKSGAKTPFYVVQINCKTGWFKGNR
- a CDS encoding CopY/TcrY family copper transport repressor translates to MEISEAEWEIIRVVWANGQVTSSEIVSVLSKKTSWKTSTVKTLLSRLVQKNYLVANKSGNKFIYQATISENEAIKHKLSHLMSQVCAKKQGEVLHSLIEQVEMTQSDITELLDLLEHKKQTAPDSIACNCIPGQCTCHLEGGK
- the recU gene encoding Holliday junction resolvase RecU; this translates as MAVNYPNGQRYQGMKSAVKRPQVRQQTFGNRGMTFEQMINDSNDYYLSKGVAVIHKKPTPIQIVKVDYPKRSAATIKEAYFKQASTTDYNGVYQGKYLDFEAKETQNKTSFPLSNIHQHQIDHMQQCLAQQGLVFLLVYFSTLKECYLLEANDLLMWWNQKDLGKKSIPYKYFQDHVHKVPIKIAPRIAYLEIIDTVFRIGENDDKQ